The DNA window GAGGCAGTACAAAATCAGGCCAGTGTTGGTAGCCTCATCACAATGAGATCGTTTGTTGTAGGGCATTTTAGGGGGGGGCGAAGTAATGTTAAACCAAAAATCGCGGTTTTTCCCCAGGAAGTGGCTCTGTGAGGGGAAGAGGACATCTTTTCTATCCCCCCGCACCCAAAACCTCTCCCCCCAGACATTGGGGGGAGAGGGAACAGTCATGGGGACATTTCTAATTTGGTAAGAAGGGGACATTTCTATTTTGGCTGGACAAGGGATGCACAAATGCTTTACCGGTGAACTGATTTATTGTACAATGGTGAGTGCTTATGAGGTGAGCTATGAAGATGGGTCAGCGGATTCTCATCATTGAAAAGGACGTACGGAGCCGTGAAAAACTCTATCATGTATGCCGCGCCATCAGCCCCGAAACCCACAAGGCCTCCTCCTGGGCAAAGGCCCAGGCGCATTTAAAAAAGCATTATCACGACATGATCATCATCGGCCTCACGACACCGCACCTCCTCAATATTGAGACGATCCGCCTCATCAGGCATTTTGGGCTGGATTCCTGCATACTCGTCAGTGGTCCTTTCAAAGATGTCAACAGAATCGTTGAATGCCTCTGCGCGGGGGCATACGATGTCATCCTTAAACCTATCAATGAGGAGTGGGCCAAGATAACAGTTACGCGGGCTATTGAGCGTAGAAGATTTTACGACGAGGCTCAGAAAAAAGAGCACTACTGGAGGCTGTCCATATTCGATGAACTCACCCGCATCCACAATCACCGATATTTTCATTACTCCCTCACCCAAACGCTCAGTTCCGCGCAGAGGTACCGATTCCCACTCTCTATCC is part of the Candidatus Auribacterota bacterium genome and encodes:
- a CDS encoding diguanylate cyclase — protein: MKMGQRILIIEKDVRSREKLYHVCRAISPETHKASSWAKAQAHLKKHYHDMIIIGLTTPHLLNIETIRLIRHFGLDSCILVSGPFKDVNRIVECLCAGAYDVILKPINEEWAKITVTRAIERRRFYDEAQKKEHYWRLSIFDELTRIHNHRYFHYSLTQTLSSAQRYRFPLSILMMDLDNFKSFNDRYGHLTGDEVLRVLGAFLSRSIRAGDIVARYGGEEFALILPHTHKRGARAMAEKIRREVEALEFNPKGLGPPAHLTASIGVASFPRDARSKDDLLRKADSALYKAKHRNKNTVCCV